In one window of Halomarina pelagica DNA:
- the purH gene encoding bifunctional phosphoribosylaminoimidazolecarboxamide formyltransferase/IMP cyclohydrolase → MKIAGMASNRGRNLLNVDDRAPGGASLSVVLSNRADAPVLSAAAERGVPTESVEREEGESRESHERRILDALADYDVDVVCLDGYMRVLTSEFLDAAPLTLNVHPSLLPSFPGTNAHEEVLSAGVRVTGCTVHVVTEEVDAGPVVAQEPVPVYEDDTVETLTERVLYEAEFRAYPRAVRAVAEGRVEVTDDGVRVEGDEAGALPRRRIVGDDRLASLRYGENPHQDAALYADLTCEEATVVGAPQLNEGAKALSYNNYNDADGALNLIKEFDEPAAAVIKHTNPAGCATADSLADAYERALSTDPMSAFGGIVALNRECDAATAERIVDSFKEVVVAPGYADDALSVLRGKKNLRVLAVGDLDGPSAAGRASERDRRSERFVEKHVTGGRLVQERDLRTVTAADLEFVTEREPTEEEVAGMLFGWRVIKHVKSNAVVFARGTETVGVGMGQVSRVDAVRLAGMKSEEHAEGKDARGAVMASDAFFPFPDGIETAAEYGIEAVIQPGGSVNDEDVIAACDDLGIAMAFTGVRSFRHD, encoded by the coding sequence ATGAAGATCGCGGGCATGGCGAGCAATCGCGGGCGCAACCTGTTGAACGTAGACGACCGAGCGCCGGGCGGCGCGTCGCTGTCGGTCGTCCTCTCGAACCGCGCCGACGCCCCCGTCCTCTCGGCGGCCGCCGAGCGCGGCGTCCCGACGGAGAGCGTCGAGCGCGAGGAGGGCGAGTCGCGCGAGTCCCACGAGCGGCGGATCCTCGACGCCCTCGCCGACTACGACGTCGACGTCGTCTGCCTCGACGGGTACATGCGCGTGCTGACGAGCGAGTTCCTCGACGCCGCGCCGCTGACGCTCAACGTCCACCCCTCCCTGCTCCCCTCGTTTCCCGGCACGAACGCCCACGAGGAGGTGCTCTCGGCGGGTGTCCGCGTCACCGGCTGCACCGTCCACGTCGTCACCGAGGAGGTCGACGCCGGCCCCGTCGTCGCCCAGGAGCCGGTCCCCGTCTACGAGGACGACACGGTCGAGACGCTCACGGAGCGCGTGCTCTACGAGGCCGAGTTCCGCGCCTACCCGCGGGCCGTGCGGGCGGTCGCGGAGGGGCGCGTCGAGGTGACCGACGACGGCGTCCGCGTCGAGGGCGACGAGGCCGGGGCGCTCCCCCGGCGACGGATCGTCGGGGACGACCGCCTCGCGTCGCTCCGCTACGGCGAGAACCCCCACCAGGACGCCGCGCTGTACGCCGACCTCACCTGCGAGGAGGCGACGGTCGTCGGCGCGCCGCAGCTGAACGAGGGCGCGAAGGCGCTGTCGTACAACAACTACAACGACGCCGACGGCGCGCTGAACCTGATCAAGGAGTTCGACGAGCCGGCCGCCGCGGTCATCAAGCACACGAACCCCGCCGGCTGCGCCACCGCCGACTCGCTCGCGGACGCCTACGAGCGGGCGCTCTCGACCGATCCGATGAGCGCCTTCGGCGGCATCGTCGCGCTCAACCGCGAGTGCGACGCCGCCACCGCCGAGCGGATCGTCGACTCGTTCAAGGAGGTCGTCGTCGCACCCGGCTACGCGGACGACGCGCTCTCCGTGCTCCGGGGGAAGAAGAACCTCCGCGTGCTCGCGGTGGGCGACCTCGACGGTCCGTCCGCCGCCGGGCGCGCGAGCGAGCGCGACCGCCGGTCCGAGCGATTCGTCGAGAAGCACGTCACCGGCGGGCGACTCGTCCAGGAGCGCGACCTGCGGACCGTCACCGCGGCCGACCTCGAGTTCGTCACCGAGCGCGAGCCGACCGAGGAGGAGGTGGCGGGGATGCTGTTCGGCTGGCGGGTGATAAAGCACGTCAAGTCGAACGCCGTCGTCTTCGCGAGGGGCACGGAGACGGTCGGCGTCGGGATGGGACAGGTCTCGCGCGTGGACGCGGTCCGCCTCGCCGGGATGAAGAGCGAGGAGCACGCCGAGGGCAAGGACGCGCGGGGTGCCGTGATGGCCTCCGACGCCTTCTTCCCGTTCCCCGACGGGATCGAGACGGCCGCCGAGTACGGGATCGAGGCGGTGATCCAGCCCGGCGGGTCGGTCAACGACGAGGACGTGATCGCCGCCTGCGACGACCTCGGCATCGCGATGGCGTTCACCGGGGTTCGGTCGTTCCGCCACGACTGA
- the pdhA gene encoding pyruvate dehydrogenase (acetyl-transferring) E1 component subunit alpha, translating into MPRESIAEFDVERVQVLAADGTVDEDLEPDLSDEQLLALYESMKRSRALDEKGVALQRRGEIGTFAPAVGQEAAQVGSAFALREDDWMVPSFREHPAYLTRGTPIAAILAYTAGMEEGAMIPEGEHNMPPSIAVGAQVPHAAGIGWAQEITDDPAATLVYFGDGASSEGDSYEGMNFAGVFDAHVVFFCQNNQYAISVPRARQTDAETLAQKAIAAGIETVQVDGNDVLGVYSVTADALERARAGDPGMIEAVTYRRSMHTTADDPSVYRDETEEEAWVERDPIDRFERYLTERGVLDDERIAELESEIASDTDEAFAETRELMDALDAADMFEHVYEELTPDLEAQLAAFRRANDGE; encoded by the coding sequence ATGCCCCGGGAATCTATCGCCGAGTTCGACGTCGAGCGCGTGCAGGTGCTGGCGGCGGACGGAACGGTGGACGAGGACCTCGAACCGGACCTCTCGGACGAACAACTCCTCGCGCTGTACGAGTCGATGAAGCGCTCGCGGGCGCTCGACGAGAAGGGCGTGGCGCTGCAGCGGCGCGGCGAGATCGGGACGTTCGCCCCGGCGGTCGGCCAGGAGGCGGCGCAGGTGGGGAGCGCGTTCGCGCTCCGGGAGGACGACTGGATGGTCCCGAGTTTCAGGGAACACCCCGCGTACCTCACCCGGGGGACGCCGATCGCGGCGATCCTCGCCTACACCGCGGGGATGGAGGAGGGGGCGATGATCCCGGAGGGGGAGCACAACATGCCCCCGTCGATCGCGGTCGGGGCGCAGGTCCCGCACGCGGCGGGGATCGGTTGGGCCCAGGAGATCACGGACGACCCCGCGGCGACGCTGGTCTACTTCGGCGACGGGGCGAGTTCCGAGGGCGACAGCTACGAGGGGATGAACTTCGCGGGGGTGTTCGACGCCCACGTAGTCTTCTTCTGTCAGAACAACCAGTACGCCATCTCGGTACCGAGAGCGCGCCAGACTGACGCCGAGACGCTGGCGCAGAAGGCCATCGCCGCCGGGATCGAGACGGTGCAGGTGGACGGAAACGACGTGCTCGGGGTCTATTCGGTCACCGCCGACGCGCTCGAGCGGGCGCGGGCGGGCGACCCGGGGATGATCGAGGCGGTCACCTACCGGCGGTCGATGCACACGACGGCGGACGACCCCTCCGTCTACCGGGACGAGACGGAGGAGGAGGCGTGGGTCGAGCGGGACCCCATCGATCGGTTCGAGCGGTACCTGACGGAGCGGGGGGTCCTCGACGACGAGCGGATCGCGGAACTGGAGAGCGAGATCGCGAGCGACACCGACGAGGCCTTCGCCGAGACGCGGGAGCTGATGGACGCCCTCGACGCGGCGGACATGTTCGAGCACGTGTACGAGGAGCTGACGCCGGACCTGGAGGCGCAGCTCGCGGCGTTCAGGAGGGCGAACGATGGCGAATAA
- a CDS encoding alpha-ketoacid dehydrogenase subunit beta — protein MANNLNVVEAVRQGLDEELARDEGVIVYGEDVGVNGGVFRATQGLLEKYPDQVYDSPLAEAGIIGTGVGLATYGLTPVPEIQFAGFIDQGFHQLKQHVSRLRSRSRGRFNCQMTVRAPYGGGIHALEHHSESFEAGYAHVQGIKVVVPSTPADTKGLLTASIRDPDPVVFLEPMRIYRRFREDVPEGDHTVPLGEATVRREGDDVTVISWGAMMWETLRAVEDAEASVEAIDLRTISPLDTETVVESVRKTGRCVVVHEAPRTAGMAAEVIARLNEEAFLYLEAPVERVTGYDLPFPLFAREERYIPDRERILGGIEMVVDF, from the coding sequence ATGGCGAATAACCTGAACGTCGTCGAGGCGGTTCGACAGGGCCTCGACGAGGAGCTGGCGCGCGACGAGGGCGTGATCGTCTACGGGGAGGACGTCGGCGTGAACGGGGGCGTCTTCCGCGCGACCCAGGGGTTGCTCGAGAAGTACCCCGATCAGGTCTACGACTCGCCGCTCGCCGAGGCCGGGATCATCGGGACGGGCGTCGGACTCGCCACGTACGGACTGACGCCGGTTCCGGAGATCCAGTTCGCCGGCTTCATCGATCAGGGGTTCCACCAGCTGAAGCAGCACGTCTCCCGGCTCCGGAGCCGGTCGCGGGGGCGGTTCAACTGCCAGATGACCGTGCGCGCGCCGTACGGGGGCGGCATCCACGCGCTGGAGCACCACTCCGAGAGCTTCGAGGCGGGCTACGCCCACGTCCAGGGGATAAAGGTCGTCGTCCCCTCCACGCCCGCCGATACGAAGGGGTTGCTGACCGCCTCGATACGGGACCCCGACCCCGTCGTCTTCCTCGAACCGATGCGGATCTACCGGCGGTTCAGGGAGGACGTTCCGGAGGGGGACCACACCGTCCCCCTCGGGGAGGCGACCGTCCGTCGGGAGGGCGACGACGTCACGGTGATCAGCTGGGGGGCGATGATGTGGGAGACGCTCCGCGCGGTCGAGGACGCGGAGGCGAGCGTCGAGGCGATCGACCTCCGGACGATCTCGCCGCTCGACACCGAGACCGTCGTCGAGTCGGTCCGGAAGACCGGGCGCTGTGTCGTGGTTCACGAAGCGCCGCGGACCGCGGGCATGGCGGCGGAGGTGATCGCGCGGCTCAACGAGGAGGCGTTCCTCTACCTCGAAGCCCCGGTCGAACGCGTGACCGGGTACGACCTCCCCTTCCCGCTGTTCGCCCGCGAGGAGCGGTACATCCCCGACCGGGAACGTATACTCGGCGGCATCGAGATGGTGGTCGACTTCTGA
- a CDS encoding twin-arginine translocation signal domain-containing protein produces the protein MSDDKPVENGFDESSRRSFMKKGALATGAAMVGLSGTGSVAAQPDESGDQFKALMYANDFHPNQRFRFVSDVIDYRPEEVDIALFSDFNTRLIEYVSTGDTVPFFPAQSAEVELDTVYSLSDSFALFENNEDGVINVTYSPAQEQPISGGGGGSNQTSGNDTSGNNTS, from the coding sequence ATGAGTGACGACAAACCTGTCGAGAACGGATTCGACGAATCGTCCCGCCGATCGTTCATGAAGAAGGGCGCGCTCGCCACCGGTGCCGCGATGGTCGGACTCTCCGGAACGGGGTCCGTGGCGGCCCAGCCCGACGAGTCGGGCGACCAGTTCAAGGCGCTGATGTACGCCAACGACTTCCATCCGAACCAGCGGTTCCGGTTCGTCTCGGACGTCATCGACTACCGCCCCGAGGAGGTCGACATCGCGCTGTTCAGCGACTTCAACACGCGGCTCATCGAGTACGTGAGCACGGGCGACACGGTGCCGTTCTTCCCGGCGCAGTCCGCCGAGGTGGAACTGGACACGGTGTACAGCCTGAGCGACAGCTTCGCGCTGTTCGAGAACAACGAGGACGGCGTCATCAACGTCACCTACAGCCCCGCACAGGAACAGCCGATCAGCGGTGGCGGTGGCGGCAGTAACCAGACGAGCGGGAACGACACCAGCGGCAACAATACCTCGTAA
- the folP gene encoding dihydropteroate synthase, with protein MEFYEAASFLFDLRRYPSRRGLDATRSLLSTLGDPHETLEFVQIAGSNGKGSTARMVERVLREAGLDVGLYTSPHLSDVRERVRVNGRKVTKAAVVEFVEETRESILDAAGRGDCPTFFETMTVLALWEFARQDVDVAVLEVGIGGRYDATSVVSPAASAVTSVALEHTDLLGESVDEIARDKAQVAGEGPLVTGTTGRALAAVREAAADTDVVTVGDDEADVVVRYDGREALEGRVSLTGEDWSVDVRLPQLGAHQATNAGVAAALARAVADVDEPTLARGLQNAHWPGRFEVMSRAPLTVLDGAHNPGGCASVADTLAEFDYDDLHLVFGAMSDKDHPGMAEALPRADRVYTCRPDLDRAETPSALARVFADEAGEVIESGDVAGALDAALDAAAIDDCVLVTGSLYTVAEARERWTRVEIPKSVRNLEQARAMLEDADVTASGVWRMRGKGVHRVLKTRVQPRQARYLREEMLSLGGECAVSGLSSQDREPVDVVLMGTLAQHERLRERLDGQPYGLAELGDSLADALAVDADPNRHGYPWEERPCVMGIVNVTPDSFHDGGEYDSVEAAVARAEAMVEAGVDVLDVGGESTRPGATPVPADEEIDRVVPVIERLADLDALVSVDTRKASVARAALEAGADVLNDVSGLEDPDMRHVAAEYDVPIVVMHSIEAPVDPDTTVEYDDVVEDVIDALTERVLLAEKAGLDRSKIIVDPGIGFGKSRRENFELLGRVDEFHALGCPVLVGHSHKSMFDLVGYDSEDRLAPTVAATAIAAERGADIIRVHDAPENVAAVRTQLAATDPDRF; from the coding sequence ATGGAGTTCTACGAGGCGGCGTCGTTCCTCTTCGACCTTCGCCGGTATCCCTCGCGGAGGGGACTCGACGCCACCCGCTCGTTGCTCTCGACGCTCGGAGATCCCCACGAGACCCTCGAGTTCGTCCAGATCGCTGGATCGAACGGAAAGGGGAGCACCGCACGCATGGTCGAGCGCGTCCTCCGCGAGGCGGGTCTCGACGTCGGTCTCTACACCTCGCCGCACCTCTCTGACGTGCGCGAGCGCGTCCGCGTGAACGGTCGAAAGGTGACGAAGGCGGCCGTCGTCGAGTTCGTCGAGGAGACGCGCGAGTCGATCCTCGACGCCGCGGGCCGCGGCGACTGCCCCACCTTCTTCGAGACGATGACGGTCCTCGCGCTCTGGGAGTTCGCCCGGCAGGACGTGGACGTGGCCGTGCTGGAGGTCGGCATCGGCGGACGGTACGACGCGACGAGCGTCGTCTCCCCCGCGGCGAGCGCGGTGACGAGCGTCGCGCTCGAACACACCGACCTGCTCGGCGAGTCGGTCGACGAGATCGCCCGCGACAAGGCACAGGTCGCCGGCGAGGGCCCGCTCGTCACCGGGACGACGGGCCGCGCGCTCGCCGCGGTGCGCGAGGCCGCGGCGGACACCGACGTGGTCACCGTCGGTGACGACGAGGCGGACGTGGTCGTCCGGTACGACGGCCGCGAGGCGCTCGAGGGACGCGTCTCGCTGACCGGCGAGGACTGGTCGGTCGACGTGCGCCTCCCGCAACTCGGCGCACACCAGGCGACGAACGCCGGCGTCGCGGCCGCCCTCGCGCGCGCGGTCGCCGACGTGGACGAGCCGACCCTCGCCCGCGGGTTGCAGAACGCCCACTGGCCGGGGCGGTTCGAGGTGATGTCCCGCGCGCCGCTGACGGTGCTCGACGGAGCGCACAACCCCGGCGGCTGTGCGAGCGTCGCCGACACGCTCGCGGAGTTCGACTACGACGACCTCCACCTCGTCTTCGGCGCGATGAGCGACAAGGACCACCCGGGGATGGCCGAGGCGCTCCCCCGGGCGGACCGCGTCTACACGTGTCGACCGGATCTCGACCGCGCGGAGACGCCCTCGGCGCTGGCGCGGGTCTTCGCGGACGAGGCGGGCGAGGTGATCGAGTCGGGCGACGTCGCGGGTGCGCTCGACGCGGCGCTCGACGCGGCCGCGATCGACGATTGCGTGCTCGTCACGGGATCGCTCTACACGGTCGCGGAGGCGCGCGAGCGGTGGACGCGCGTCGAGATCCCGAAGAGCGTGCGGAACCTCGAGCAGGCGCGGGCGATGCTCGAGGACGCCGACGTGACCGCTTCCGGCGTCTGGCGGATGCGGGGGAAGGGCGTCCACCGCGTCCTCAAGACGCGCGTCCAGCCCCGACAGGCGCGGTACCTCAGGGAGGAGATGCTGAGCCTCGGCGGCGAGTGCGCCGTCTCGGGGCTCTCCTCGCAGGACCGCGAGCCGGTCGACGTGGTGCTGATGGGCACGCTCGCCCAGCACGAGCGCCTCCGCGAGAGGCTCGACGGTCAGCCGTACGGCCTGGCGGAACTCGGCGACTCGCTCGCGGACGCGCTCGCCGTGGACGCGGACCCGAACCGCCACGGCTACCCGTGGGAGGAGCGCCCCTGCGTGATGGGCATCGTCAACGTCACCCCGGACTCGTTCCACGACGGCGGCGAGTACGACTCCGTCGAGGCGGCGGTCGCGCGGGCCGAGGCGATGGTCGAGGCGGGCGTCGACGTCCTCGACGTGGGCGGCGAGTCGACGCGCCCCGGCGCGACGCCGGTCCCTGCGGACGAGGAGATCGACCGCGTGGTTCCCGTGATCGAGCGCCTCGCGGACCTCGACGCGCTCGTCTCCGTGGACACCCGGAAGGCGTCAGTCGCCCGCGCCGCTCTGGAGGCGGGCGCGGACGTGCTCAACGACGTCTCCGGGCTGGAGGACCCCGATATGCGCCACGTCGCCGCCGAGTACGACGTCCCGATCGTCGTCATGCACAGCATCGAGGCACCGGTGGATCCCGACACGACCGTCGAGTACGACGACGTGGTGGAGGACGTCATCGACGCGCTCACCGAGCGCGTCCTCCTGGCGGAGAAGGCGGGCCTCGACCGCTCGAAGATCATCGTCGACCCCGGCATCGGCTTCGGGAAGTCCCGGCGCGAGAACTTCGAACTGCTCGGGCGCGTCGACGAGTTCCACGCCCTCGGCTGTCCGGTGCTCGTCGGCCACTCCCACAAGTCGATGTTCGACCTCGTCGGCTACGACTCGGAGGACCGACTCGCCCCGACGGTCGCGGCGACGGCGATCGCCGCCGAGCGCGGCGCGGACATCATCCGCGTCCACGACGCGCCGGAGAACGTCGCCGCCGTCCGCACGCAACTGGCGGCGACCGACCCCGATCGGTTCTGA
- a CDS encoding ABC transporter ATP-binding protein — translation MPTAQEATAEAAVSLAGVRKVYDRGRPVYALDGVSLDVPRGSHVAVMGPSGSGKSTLMNLVGCLDTATEGTVRVDGAVVADLSERGRTALRGREIGFVFQTFNLMPKLTAIENVALPMIFRGVSSDERDARAHDLLARVGLADRTDHRPSELSGGQRQRVAVARALANDPSILLADEPTGNLDSTTGGRILDLFDDLHAEGNTVLVVTHERSVAERAERVVHLLDGRIERIEELADGGT, via the coding sequence ATGCCTACGGCGCAGGAAGCGACCGCCGAGGCCGCCGTCTCGCTCGCGGGAGTGCGGAAGGTGTACGACCGGGGGCGGCCGGTCTACGCGCTCGACGGCGTCTCGCTCGACGTTCCCCGCGGCTCCCACGTCGCCGTGATGGGGCCGAGCGGGTCCGGCAAGAGCACGCTGATGAACCTCGTCGGCTGTCTCGACACGGCGACCGAGGGGACCGTCCGCGTCGACGGTGCCGTCGTCGCCGACCTCTCGGAGCGCGGGCGGACGGCACTGCGCGGGCGGGAGATCGGGTTCGTCTTCCAGACGTTCAACCTCATGCCGAAGCTCACCGCGATCGAGAACGTCGCGCTGCCGATGATCTTCCGGGGCGTCTCCAGCGACGAGCGGGACGCCCGCGCCCACGATCTGCTCGCTCGCGTCGGCCTCGCGGACCGCACCGACCACCGCCCGAGCGAACTCTCCGGCGGCCAACGCCAGCGCGTCGCCGTCGCCCGGGCGCTCGCGAACGACCCCTCGATCCTCCTCGCCGACGAACCGACCGGGAACCTCGATTCGACGACCGGCGGGCGGATCCTCGACCTCTTCGACGACCTCCACGCCGAGGGTAACACCGTGCTGGTGGTCACCCACGAGCGGTCCGTCGCGGAGCGCGCCGAGCGCGTCGTCCACCTCCTCGACGGTCGCATAGAGCGGATCGAGGAACTCGCCGACGGGGGGACCTGA
- a CDS encoding ABC transporter permease, which produces MDSREAVRISWRAIRGHALRSSLTTLGVVIGVAAVVTFVTLGGGLEESIIGDVGGGGASTINVWAAESEDGPPGAGAQPVFTERDVRQLRGVTGVEAVVPRGVVPLSAIEFRGRTVAQSGAVTVTPAYFEAEDFEEGRAFRSGEREVVLNPAAAALFETNATVGDRVTLSLADGRTVNATVVGILSTSQGQGAFDGFDASPRVYVPPDPFYSTTVTSPRTGERERVYPLLVVEAADPKRVESVRRGVLDYLREDSDARALAPSGYSFSAQTNEQLLDQLRDILDTLTNFVVGVAVISLVVGSIGIANIMLVSVTERTREIGIMKAVGAQNRDVLQLFLFEAVILGVVGAVLGTVLGVLAGYVATVFVDVPFVFPWTWTAIAVVVGVLVGVLAGLYPAWNASRTDPIDALRYE; this is translated from the coding sequence GTGGATTCCAGGGAGGCGGTCCGCATCAGCTGGCGGGCCATCCGCGGGCACGCGCTCCGCTCGTCGCTCACCACGCTCGGCGTCGTCATCGGCGTCGCCGCCGTCGTCACGTTCGTCACGCTCGGCGGCGGGCTCGAGGAGAGCATCATCGGCGACGTCGGCGGGGGCGGCGCGTCGACGATCAACGTCTGGGCGGCCGAGAGCGAGGACGGGCCGCCCGGCGCGGGCGCACAGCCGGTGTTCACCGAGCGCGACGTTCGACAGCTGCGAGGGGTGACGGGCGTCGAGGCGGTCGTCCCGCGCGGCGTCGTCCCGCTCTCGGCGATCGAGTTCCGCGGACGGACGGTCGCCCAGAGCGGCGCGGTCACCGTGACGCCCGCCTACTTCGAGGCGGAGGACTTCGAGGAGGGCCGGGCGTTCAGGAGCGGCGAGCGCGAGGTGGTGCTCAACCCCGCGGCGGCCGCGCTGTTCGAGACCAACGCCACCGTCGGCGACCGCGTGACGCTCTCGCTGGCCGACGGTCGAACGGTGAACGCGACGGTTGTCGGGATCCTCTCCACCTCACAGGGGCAGGGCGCGTTCGACGGGTTCGACGCCTCGCCGCGCGTCTACGTCCCGCCGGACCCGTTCTACTCCACGACGGTGACGAGCCCGAGGACCGGGGAACGCGAGCGCGTCTACCCGCTGCTCGTCGTCGAGGCGGCGGACCCGAAGCGAGTCGAGTCGGTTCGGCGGGGCGTCCTCGACTATCTCCGGGAGGACTCGGACGCGAGGGCGCTCGCCCCGTCCGGGTACTCCTTCAGCGCGCAGACCAACGAGCAACTGCTCGATCAACTGCGGGACATCCTCGACACGCTCACGAACTTCGTCGTCGGGGTGGCGGTCATCTCGCTCGTCGTCGGCTCGATCGGGATCGCCAACATCATGCTCGTGAGCGTCACCGAGCGGACCCGCGAGATCGGCATCATGAAGGCCGTCGGCGCGCAGAACCGCGACGTCCTCCAGCTGTTCCTCTTCGAGGCGGTCATCCTCGGGGTCGTCGGCGCGGTCCTCGGGACGGTCCTCGGCGTGCTCGCGGGGTACGTCGCGACCGTCTTCGTCGACGTCCCCTTCGTCTTCCCGTGGACGTGGACCGCGATCGCGGTCGTCGTCGGCGTGCTCGTCGGCGTGCTCGCGGGCCTCTACCCGGCGTGGAACGCCTCTCGAACCGACCCGATCGACGCCCTCCGGTACGAGTAG
- a CDS encoding oxidoreductase produces MATKGWTADRLPDQSGRTVVVTGANGGLGYQVTRELAGRGATVAMACRSEERGERARRRIRAAFPDADLDLDLLTLDLADLDSVHGFARAFREAHDDLHVLVDNAGVMHTPYRRTADGFELQFGVNHLGHFALTGLLLDRLAATDGTSRVVTVSSLLHRRGTLRLDTPDEASYDRYEAYAGSKLANLLFAYELQRRFEAADLDALSLAAHPGWAATGLQRAGPEMEGSRLKARLMDLGNALFAQSAARGALPILYAAAGSPVEGGAFYGPRGPGPLQYRGPPDRVESNAKSHDRTAARQLWIASENLTGVRYDFEGAKEAERAAR; encoded by the coding sequence ATGGCTACGAAGGGCTGGACGGCGGATCGGCTGCCCGACCAGAGCGGGAGGACGGTCGTCGTCACGGGCGCGAACGGCGGACTCGGTTATCAGGTGACGCGCGAACTCGCCGGTCGCGGCGCGACCGTCGCGATGGCCTGCCGGAGCGAGGAACGCGGCGAGCGCGCGCGGCGGCGCATCCGCGCCGCGTTCCCCGACGCCGACCTCGATCTCGACCTCCTGACGCTCGACCTCGCCGACCTCGACTCGGTGCACGGGTTCGCGCGGGCCTTCCGGGAGGCCCACGACGACCTCCACGTCCTCGTCGACAACGCGGGCGTGATGCACACGCCGTACCGCCGGACGGCCGACGGCTTCGAACTTCAGTTCGGCGTCAACCACCTCGGGCACTTCGCGCTCACCGGCCTGCTGCTCGACCGCCTCGCGGCGACCGACGGGACGTCCCGGGTCGTCACCGTGAGCAGCCTCCTCCACCGACGCGGCACGTTGCGGCTCGATACGCCCGACGAGGCGTCGTACGACCGCTACGAGGCCTACGCCGGGAGCAAACTCGCGAACCTACTGTTCGCCTACGAGTTACAGCGCCGCTTCGAGGCGGCCGACCTCGACGCGCTGAGCCTCGCGGCCCACCCCGGCTGGGCCGCCACCGGCCTCCAGCGCGCCGGCCCCGAGATGGAGGGGAGTCGTCTGAAGGCGCGGCTGATGGACCTCGGGAACGCCCTCTTCGCCCAGTCGGCGGCGCGCGGGGCGCTCCCGATCCTGTACGCCGCCGCCGGCTCGCCGGTCGAGGGCGGCGCGTTCTACGGGCCGCGCGGCCCGGGACCGCTCCAGTACCGGGGGCCGCCCGACCGGGTGGAGTCGAACGCGAAGTCACACGACCGGACCGCCGCCCGGCAGCTCTGGATCGCCTCCGAGAACCTCACCGGGGTGCGCTACGACTTCGAGGGGGCGAAGGAGGCGGAGCGGGCGGCGCGCTAA